The segment GCAGCACGATCGACATGTCGGGCGGCGGCGCGAGCATGAAACGTGAGAGCGAGAAGCCCGGATCGTCGATCGTCGCCCGCAGGGTCGGATCGAGCTTGCCGATCCTGAAGCTGTGTGCGGTCAGCGGCCTTGCCTCGGGTGCGGCCTCGCGCTCCACGATCTCGTTCTCGACGAGGATGAGCCGCAGGTCGGGATAGCGTTCCGCGATCCTGGCGGTCACTTCCGCCGTCCGCGGCGTCCCGTCGTCGACATAGAGCAGGATCGGCTCGACGCCGCGCGCCAGCGCCTCCGCGATAAAGCCGGTATTGTCGATGACGGCGAAGAAGGGTTCCAGCGTGCGATGCCAGAGATCGACGATCTTCGGCACGCCGTCATCGGCGAGCAACGGGTCGATCAGCGCCATCTGGCCCTGAATCGTATTGAGATCGGCAATGGCGACGCGCTCGGAAAAGCGCAGCGCGAAATCCGGCTCGTGGGCGTCGGTATCGAAACCGCGGAAATCGCGGCGGCTGGCGAGATAATAATCGCCGAGCAGGCGCGCCGCCGTCGTCTTGCCGACGCGCCCGGAGAGCGAACAGACGATGAAGACGAATGTCCGAGCGGTCATCGCCCGAGGACCGTCCAAAAGCGCCGCGCGTGAGGCTTGAAGATCAACCCCGGCCGTTGATGAGATCGAGCAAGTGGATTCGGTCGAACTCTTCCGCGTTCTTGTTTTGCCATGTACGCACGTAACCACGCAGAGTGAAAGAATGGTTCGCCGGTTCGCCCGACGCGGTCTTGTCGGCGACAAAGCTCGACAAAGGCGTGCCGGCGAGTTCCACCTGCTCATAGGCCATCGCATTGAGCTTGGGGATCGTGACCTCGCTCGCGTTCTTCACCTTGCCGAAATAGGTCTGCAATGTCGCCGGATCCCAATCGAAGAAAGTCGAGTCGTTGACGTAATTTTTGACGAGGAAATAATGCGCGTCGGTGACAAAAGGCGCCGTTTCGCTGATTTCCGAAAGCGAGGCGATCGACGGGCCGAGAATATGAAACAGGACGAAGTTGAAATCGCCCGCCTTCGCCGCATCGAGGAAGCCGACATCGCGAAGCGCCGCGAGGCTGGAAGCCAGCGCGCCGGCGCGCGTATCGATGAGAGACACCTTCACTTGCGAGGTATTGAGCGTATCGAGGATACGCATCTGGTCCGGCGTCTGATTGATATCGACGACTTGGGTGATCTCGGGATGGAAGCGTTGCAACGTCCCGCGCGGCGTCTCGGTATCGAAGGCGCGGACGATGACATTATTGCTGGCGAGATAATCGAGAAGCGCGCGCGCGACCGTCGTTTTGCCGACCCCGCCCTTGTCCGCCCCAACCATGATCAGCGTCGGCTTCATCTGATTGTGCCCCATCCCAGCTGTCTGCGCGACATCCTTCGCCTGCGGTGCGGTTTTCGGCGGCCGCGAATGGGCCGTCCGGGCCGCACGTCTTATGTGCTTCGTGTTGCGCGCCATAAGCCGATATAGCGCACTTTCGCGGGTGCGCAAAACAGAGCGAAATTTTCGTTAATGACAGTATTTTTACGCTCAACCGGCGGAAGGGACGGCGCTATTTGTCTTCGCGGACGGTGTTGAAGGCGCCGCTGTTCGGCGCCCTGGCGATCAGCGCATCGACGCGATCGCGCTCGCGCTTGAACGCGGCGAGCATCTTGCCGTCGAATTCCCGCGTCCGGGCCAGCCGCACCCGCATCGGGTCGACGAAATGGCCGTTGACCAGAACCTCGTAGTGGAGGTGCGGCCCCGTCGCGAGGCCGCTTTCGCCGAGATAGCCGATCACCTGGCCTTGGTGCACATGCACGCCATTGGCGATCGATCTGGCAAAACCCGACATATGGTTGTAGGTCGTCATATAGCCGTTGGCATGCTGGATGACGACACGGCGGCCATAGCCTGAATCCCAACCCGCTGATTCAATGACGCCATTGCCGGCGGCGAAGATCGGCGTGCCGATCGGCGCCGCCCAATCGACGCCCGTATGCATGCGGGTATAGCCGAGAATTGGATGAAACCGCATGCCGAAGGGCGAGGTTTCGCGCGCCCCGACGATCGGCGTGCGGATCAGGAATTTGCGCGACGACTTGCCGTTCCGGTCATAGAAATCGACGAGGCCATCGTCCGGCGTCTGGAAGCGGTAATAGCGATAGGTTTCGTTGCGGGCGATGACGGAGGCATAAAGCAGTTCGTCCCGCTGCTCCCCCTCCGCGCCATTGTCGTAGAAAGCCTCGAAGGAATCGCCGCCGGTCACCGAACGCTGGAAATCGACGTCATTGGCGAAGATGCGAACGAGATCGTCGATGACGGGCTTGGGAATGTTTTGCTTGAGCGCGGTCTCATAGAGCGAATCGTAAAGCCGCATGCCCCCCTCGTCCGTGTCGTTATTGGCGGTGGCGGCGGCCTTCTCGTCGTTGTCCTCATCGTTATCTTCGACGCGGACATAATTCCCGCCATCCGTGATCGCGATTGTCGTTTCCAGCGTCTCGTCGTTGTAGACCGAGAGCCGGGCGAGCGTCTGCCCGTTGCCGGAGCCATTGAGATCGGCCATCAGCAATTTGAGCCGCCGGCCCTCGGCCACTGCCGGCTGGCCCGGCTTGGGAGCAAAGGCATTGGCGACCTGCGCGGCCGTTGAATCGTCGATGCCGGCCCCGTGCAACGCATCTTCCAGCGTCTGGCCGTGGCGGACGATGATGAGCCGCTCCTCCATCTCCGTCGGCTGCTGCAACGACGTGGTGCGGGGAACAACGGTCACATTTTCCGGCACCATCCGCACCTCGATCTGCGAGAACGGCGAGGAGGACAGTGGGTCGTTGGGGTTGGCATAAGGCAAGGCGCTGAACATGCCGGCGCGGCTCGTGCGCATCAGCAAAAGCTGCGGCGGCAACGACAAATGGTCGCCACCGCCGGCTGTCTGCTCTGAATTGACCTCTTCGGCCACCTGCGCCTGAACCTCCGGCAGCGATAAAACCGCCGTTGACGACATTTTATCGGTGGGCAGATCGTGGACGGTGAAAGCGACGTCCGAGTCGCCCTGATCGGTGACGACGGGTTCGTTGACCGCCTTGCGCGCGTCGGCCAGCAATTTCAACGGATCATAGGGCGGCACTTCGTCGGCGAAGCCCGCTTCCGTCGTCACCAGGGTCGTCGCCACGTGGGTGAAAGAATGGAGGCGGATGACTTCCTTGTCGCCGACCTTGATCGTCGTCGGCGCGCTATAGGTCTGCTTGTCGGCGACAATATCGACGGCTTTGACCAGCCGGTCACCCTTACTTGGGTTGATGCCCGTCTCGGCCTCTTTATGGGTGGCAAGCGCCGGCGCCGGCGCCTCGGCGAAATTCGATTGGCGGTCGAGCGCCGCATAAATTGCCGCGCCAATGAGGACCGCCCCGGCAAAGGCGGTGAGGATCGTACCGCCGAACCAGCGGATCGAGACGTGCCGCCGCTCGAGCGGACTTCGCTGATGGCCGCCAACCTCGATCGCGGGCTCCAGCCCGAGATCTCCGACCGCCTGCGAAAAATCGAGACGGCTATGGGCGGTCAGCGTGTCCATACGCCCGACAAGTTCCCCTCGTAATTGGCGAGCCAGCGGCACCTTAGGCCCCGCCGGGCGTCAGGCCAATTGCCTTGCGGCGTGGCGCAACGTTCATGGTCCGCGGAATATTGCCCGAAGCTTACAGGCGTTCCGGCGAACCGGCTGATTTTCTTGGAATGTTGACGAAGCCTCGGGAAAATGGCCCAAATGCGGCGCTGACGCCTGCCGGATTACGGTTGACAGATGTTCGGCCGGCAGTTACTTCTCCGCCCGGATCGCGCGGCTAATGCCGCGTTTTTTCATTGGAATCGGGCGGTTCCGCTCGGATTTCCGTGAGCCCAGCCACATAAACTGTCAAAAAGCCGGCCGGAAAGCCTCCGAGCCGGGCCGAACACGAGGCAAAGATGTTCGCAGTGATTAAGACCGGCGGCAAGCAATACAGCGTTGCCGCAGACGACGAGATTATCGTCATGACCTTGCCCGGCGAGCCGGGCGATGCCGTGACCTTCGATAATGTTCTGCTGCTTGTCGACGGTGAGACGACCAGGTTTGGTGCGCCCTTCGTCGAAGGCGCCAAGGTTGTCGGCACCATCGTCGCGCAGGAGCGCGGCCCGAAGGTGCTGTCCTTCAAGAAGCGCCGGCGCCAGAATTCGAAGCGCAAGCGTGGCCATCGGCAGGATCTGACGCGGGTGAAGATCACCAGCGTCGCCTGAGTCGGGTTGGCCTTAAGTCGAGCTTCCGCCGATGGCGGAAAGGTTTAGAATCATAATGTCCTCGATGATCCGCCAGGCGCGGCGCGAGGGCGAAGTTCGGAGCCAGGAAGATGGCGCATAAAAAGGCAGGCGGTTCGTCCCGCAACGGTCGCGACTCGGCAGGCCGACGTCTCGGCGTGAAGAAATTCGGCGGCGAATCCGTCGTGGGCGGCAACATTATCGTGCGCCAGCGCGGCACCAAATGGCATCCCGGCGTCAATGTCGGCATCGGCAAGGATCACACCTTGTTCGCCCTCGTCGATGGCACGGTGCACTTTAGGGCCAGCGCCACGTGTCGTGCGAGCGTCGAGATCATCCCGGCCCAACGTGCCGAGGCACAAGAATAACGGTGGTGTTCAAAAGGACTCCACCGGCTCCCAGCAAACCCGGTGGACAGTCCGCAGCCCGAATAGGCTGACGTCAGGTCCAGGAAAAACCCGGCAGGGTTTTTGATAGGGGGAGGTGGGAGACCACCATCCCCTTTATTTTTGGACCCGGCAGGGTCCCCGGAGATCAAAATGTTCCCGGACCTGACACGCGACGACGTTTTCCGCCTCGAAACCCAGCGGCTGTGGCTGCGTTGGCCGCGCGCCGCGGATGCGGCCGCCATCACTGCCTTCGCCTCGCGGCCCGAGGTGGCGCAGATGACGGCGGCGATCCCGTATCCCTACCCGGCCCAGGAAGCCGACCGCTTCATCTTCGAGGCGCGTGCGGACAATGCTGCCGGCCGGGCGCTGCATCTGGCTCTGACCCTCAAGGGCGGACCGCGGACCGTGGTCGGACTCGTCTCGGCGATTGCCGAAGGGCAGCGCGAGGCGGAGATCGGCTATGCCATCGCCCCCGAGATGTGGGACCAGGGCTATGCCAGCGAAGCGGCACAAATCCTCGTCGACACCGTCTTCGCGCTGACCCCGGCGCAGCGGATTCTCGCCAATACCCGCGTCAACAACCCCGCCTCCCGCGCGGTACTGGAGAAGAGCGGCTTCGTCTATGTCGATACGGGCCTCGACCCGCTCCCCGCCCGTGGCGGCCTGCACCCGTGCGACCGCTTCGAGCTCGACCGCGCGCACTGGCGGACGGCGGGCCGCGCCCTGCCCGCCATGACGCACCAGCGCGACGCGAGGGAGACGGCGGTGCTTGACCGCGCGCCTGGCTGATCCGATAGCAATAAGCATCAATGTTAAGCGCCCCCCTCTCCCGGACGGGAGAGGGATTGGCGCGCGAACCGATTCCAGCGCCCGATGAAATTTCTCGACGAAGCCAAGATTTATGTGAAGTCCGGTGCCGGCGGCGCCGGCTCGGTCTCGTTCCGGCGCGAGAAGTTCATTGAGTTCGGCGGCCCGGACGGTGGCGACGGCGGCCGCGGCGGCGATGTCGTTGCCCTTTGCGTCCACGGCCTCAACACGCTGCTCGACTATCGCTATCAGCAGCATTTCAAAGCCAAGACCGGCGGCCACGGCATGGGCCAGAACCGCGCCGGCGCGCGGGGTGCGGACGCCGTCCTCAAAGTTCCGGTCGGCACCGAAATCTACGACGCCGAAGCGGGCGTGTTGATCGCCGATCTGACCGAAATCGGCCAGAGCGTGCGCATCCTCAAGGGCGGCAACGGCGGCTTCGGCAATACGCATTTCAAATCCTCGACCAATCGCGCCCCGCGCCGCGCCAACCCGGGCGAGGTGGCGCAGGAGCGCACGCTGATCTTGCGCCTGAAGCTCATCGCCGATGCCGGCCTTGTCGGCCTGCCCAACGCCGGCAAATCGACCTTTCTCGCCAAAGTTTCGGCCGCGAAGCCGAAAATCGCCGACTATCCCTTTACGACGCTCGCGCCGCAGCTCGGCGTCGTCGCCTGCGACGGGCGCGAATTCGTCCTCGCCGATATTCCCGGCCTGATCGAGGGCGCGCATGAAGGCGTCGGCCTCGGCGACCGTTTCCTCGCCCATGTCGAACGCTGCGAAGTGCTGCTGCATCTCGTCGATGCCGGCAGCGAACATGCGGGCAAAGCTTACAAGACCGTGCGCCACGAGATCGAGGCCTATGGCGCGGGCCTGACCGAAAAGCCGGAAATCGTCGCGCTCTCCAAGATCGACACGGTCGATGCCGAAACGCTGAAGACGCAATTGGCGCGGCTGAAACGCGCCGCCAAGCGCACGCCGCTCGCGCTTTCCTCGGCAACGGGCCAGAACGTGCAGGAGGTTTTGCGCGCCCTGCAGAAAGAGATCGACGCCAAGCGCACGGTCGAGAACCCCACGCCGGCCAAGGCGGCGGAGTGGCACCCATGAGCTTTGCCGAGGGCGCGCAGGCGCTGCCAAAGCTCGTCCAGTTTCGTCGCATCACCATCAAGGTCGGCTCGTCGCTGCTTGTCGACCCCGCGCGCGGCGCGGTGAAGCGCGACTGGCTCGCGGCCCTCGCCGACGACATCGCCGGGCTGCACAAGATCGGCGCCGATGTACTCGTCGTCTCCTCCGGCTCGGTGGCGCTCGGCCGCAGCGTGCTTGGCCTGCCGGGCGGTCCGCTGAAGCTCGAAGACAGCCAGGCCGCCGCCGCCGTCGGCCAGATCGCGCTGGCGCGCATCTGGTCGGAAGTGCTTGGCGCGCGCGGCATCAAAGCCGGGCAGATCCTAGTCACCTATCACGATACCGAGCAGCGGCGGCGCTATCTCAACGCCCGCGCGACCATTGACCGCCTGCTCGACCTGCGCGCTGTGCCCGTCATCAACGAGAACGACACGGTCGCGACTTCCGAAATCCGCTATGGCGACAACGACCGGCTGGCGGCGCGCGTGGCAACTATGGCGTCCGCCGATCTGCTCATCCTGCTCTCCGATGTCGCCGGTCTCTACGATGCGCCACCGGCGGAGAACCCCGGCGCGAAGCTCATCCCGCTGGTGCCGCGCATCACGCCGGAGATCGAGGCGATGGCAGGCGGCGCGGCCTCCATTCTCTCGCGCGGCGGCATGCGCACCAAGATCGAGGCGGCCAAGATCGCGACCGGCGGCGGCACACATATGATCATCGCCGACGGGCGCGTGGAGCATCCAATCGCGCGGATCGAATCGGGCGGCCCCTGCACCTGGTTCCTCACAAGCGCGACGCCGGTGACGGCGCGCAAGAAATGGATCGCCGGCACGCTGATCGCGCGCGGCGCGCTGACGGTCGATGACGGCGCGGTGAAGGCGCTGCTTTCCGGCAAGAGCCTGCTGCCGGCGGGCGTCACGAAAGTCGAGGGCGAATTCGCGCGGGGCGATTGCGTGATCATCCGCGATACGGACGGCCACGAACTCGGCCGCGGCCTCGCCAATTACGACGCCGACGAAGCCGCCAAGATCGCCGGGCACAATTCAGCCGAGATCGAAACCCTGCTCGGCACGCCGGGCCGCGCGGCGCTCATCCACCGGGATGACATGGTGCTGAAGGGGGACTGAGGATTTCGTGGATGGCCGGGACAAGCCCGGCCATGACGGCAAAGTCGAAAAGCCGTCTAGTCCGGCCTCGTACCACCACTCTGCTCAACCCATTCATCTCCGTACGCGTCATGGCCGGGCTTGTCCCGGCCATCCACGCCGTGGTGCTCACGCAAGATCGTCGTAAAGATCGCGCCAATCGGGATTGGATTCGAGAATTAAGCGCACTTTCCACGCACGCGGCCAATGCTTCATATTGCGTTCGCGCTGAATCGCTGCGCGGATATCATCATAGCGTTCGAGATACACGAGACGTATGAGCCCGTATTGCTTCGTGAAGCCTTGATAAAGACCTGTCCGATGTTCATAGGCGCGGCGCGAAAGGTCATTCGTCACGCCGGTATAAAGCGTGCCGTTCGGCTTGTTGGTCATGATGTAGACCCAGCCTCCCCGCATCGCTTCAGGATGACCCGCGTGGATGGCCGGGACAAGCCCGGCCATGACGGACGGCGAGGTCGAAGGCTTAAGCCCCCCTCACCTCCAGCCGGATATGAATCGTATCTTCCTCGCGCAGCAGAACGAGTGGGAGACCGGCGTGCTGGAAGACGTGCAGCATCGGGATATTGTCGGCGAACAAATCGGCTTCGAGATAGTGAATCCCGTTGGCGCGCGCGATCTCGATGATCTCCTGCATCAGCACGCGGCCCATGCCGTGGCCCTGATAGCCATCGACGATGGTGAAGGCGAGTTCGGCGCGCTTCGGCGGATCGAAATCATCGAGCGCGAAATAGCTGACGCCGCCGATGACGACCTCATCCACGCCGGCGCCTGTCGTCACCAGCAGCGCGGCGTCGCGCTTGAAATCGACGCCGGTGATCTGCGCCAGCTCCGCTTCGGTGACTTCGGCGCGATATTCGAAAAAGCGCGCGTGGATCGTCTCCGACCCCAAGGTGTGGAAGGCGCGGCGGATGCGCGGGCCGTCGTCGCGATGCACCGCGCGCAGCGTGACGGGCCTGCCGTCATCGAGCTTCGTTTTGATTGAAAAGGCCGAAAAGTCTGGCACGGGTCGAATCACCGCGTTGGACAGGCGCAGACATAGCAAGGCGCGCGGGCCGTGGGTATTGGACAAATCTGTCCATCCGCGTCGCGCGTGCGGCGCCTGCTCGCTCTGCTGCAAGCTTTTGCCCATCGCCGCGCTGGAAAAGCCGCACGATCAATGGTGCGCGCATTGCCGGCCAGGCGCCGGCGGCTGCACGATTTATGACAGCCGGCCCCAAACCTGCCGGACCTTCTCCTGCCATTGGCTGGCGGACCCGGCGGCCGGCGAGCATTGGGCGCCGCTGAAAGCCAGAATGGTGGTGCAGATCACCGGCGGCCACGATGCGGCCTTCGACCGCTTTGTCGATGTGCATGTCGATCGCGGCGCGGCCGATGCCTGGCGCAGCAAGCCCTATGCCGCCGATCTGCGGCGGCTGAGCGCCGACCCGCGCACGCTGGTGCGCATCTTCCAGAGCAATCGCACCTTCGTCGTGCGGCCGGGCGAAGTGCTCGAGGTCAAGCGCGCCTGAGCCGGAACAAAGATGGCCTTGACCGCATTGTTTTAGGCCCGCGCTTTATGCGCGGCCCTCTAGAGCGTTTTCACGCGAAGTGGATACCGGTTCGCGTTATGAAAACGCTCCAATTCAAATATTTAGACCGCTTTCGGACGGAAAACCGGTTTCCACTTTTCCTGAAAGCGGTCTAGGGAGGAAAATCGATGAGCAAGCTCACAAGCAAGGGTCGCGATGAACTTCCGGCCAAGGATTTCGCTGGCCCCGGCCGCTCCTATCCGGTCGAGGACAAGGCCCATGCGGCCAACGCCAAGGCCCGCGCGGCGCAGGCCGTCAAGGCCGGGCGCATGAGCAAGTCGGAAGAGACCAAGATCGACGCCAAGGCCAACAAGGAACTGCACAAGAAATAGGGCTTTGCGCCGGCGCTGCGCTCAGCCCTTCTTGGTGTAGAGCGCGCACCAGCCGGACGGGCTGATCGTGCCGTCGACGACTTCGCAGGAGCCCGGCGCTTGGAAGTGGGAGCAGGTGCTGCACTGCTGGCCGTTCTTCGGCGAGTCTTGATATTGCGCCGCCGATTGCGCGACTTTCTGCTGCGCACGGGCGCGCAGCGGCATGAGGCCGACCGCCGCGGCACTTGCGACAAAGGCCGCCCCGCTCAGCAGGGTGCGGCGCGAAAGTGCCTGCGTCTCAAGCGTCACGGTTTCGGCACGGCACGAACAGGGTGTGGATTGGGTCATCGGCGCTTCTCCCGTTTAGGGCGCGACGACTTTAGAATGAATATAATCTGTCGCCACGCCGGGCTTTAACGCCGCGCCGCGGCTGCGGTTCCCGGCTCATGCCGGCGCCTGCACGCGCTCGCGCAAATGTCTGTGCCAGACATAAAGCGCAAGCAGCGCCACCGGGATGCCGATCAGTGACGTCTCGATGAAGAACCAGGTGAAGTCCTCGCGCTCGATGATGAAGCCGGACGTTCCGGCGAGCAGGCTGCCGGGCAATGCGCAGAGCGATGTCAACAGCGCATATTGGCTCGCCGCGTGCTCCGTCGCCGTGAGGGTCGACATATAGGTGATGAGCACGATCGAGGCGAAGGCATAGGCGAAACTGTCGATGCTGACTGCTGTCGCGAAGAGCCAGAAGTCGTGCCCGTGGCCGCCATAAGCGGCGAGATAGGCGAGCGCGAGATGCGAGGCCGAGGCGAAGACGGTGCCGATGATGAGCGTCGCCATGATGCCGAGCCGGGTGATGATGATGCCGGCGGTGAACGTGCCGGCCAGCGCGACCCAGAAGCCGAAGAGCTTCGTCACCGTTGCTATATCCGCATCCGAATAATGCAGATGTTTGAACAGCGGCATCGCCATCGCGCTCGACAGATAGCCGGGCATGCGAAAACCCGCGACGAGCAGCAGGATGGGAATGCCCATCGTGCCGAGACGGGTGAGAAGCTCCTTGATCGGCGCGACGATCGTCGCGACGAAACCATCGCTTCTGGCATGCGGGCGCAGATCGGAGGGCGGCTCGGGGGCGAGCAGCGCCGCGATCATGCCGGGCAGCATGCAGACGGCCATCGAGAGATAGGCGGCGCGCCAGCCGAAGGCATCGGCGATATAAAGCGCCCCCGCGCCCGAAACGAAACCGCCGATGCGCCAGCCGATCTCCGACCAGGACGACATGAGGCCCGCATTCTCCGGCGGCGCGACGGTGATGCGCCAGCCGTCGATGACGATATCCTGCGTCGCGCCAGCAAAGCCGAGCGCCAGAGAAAAGAAGATCGTCCAGGCGAGCCAGTGCGCGGGATCGCCGAACGCGACGCCGATGAGCGCCAGCGCGACGCCGATCTGCGCGGTGACGATCCAGCCGCGCCGCCGCCCCAGCAAGCGGCTGAAAAGCGGCGCGTCATATTGATCCATGAACGGCGCCCAGACGAACTTGAACTTGTAGGCCAGAGTCAGCTCGCTCATCATGCCGATGATCGCGAGCGGCACTTTCGCTTCCGAAAGCCACGCCGATTGCGTGACATAGACGAGCAGAAACGGAATGCCCGAACTGAAGCCGAGCCCGAACATGGCGCGGATGCGCGCATCGGCGATGAGATGGCGGAGCGACGGAGTGGTCTCTGTCTTCGCGGGCAAAACTTGCTCTTGCATAAGATCTCTGAAGCCGGACTTCCCGCGCCATGACTAGCGCATTTTTCTGACGTTTGCCTGTCGCGCGGCACCCGCGCCGCAGCGCGGCGTCTGCCGGACGCAACCGCGGCTTTCACGGAGAGCGATCATGAGCACATCCACGGGTCTCGCCAAGGCGGTGACCGCGCTCGATGTTTTGGTGGCGAGCGGGTTCGCCCTCGCCGGTCTCCTGCGTCCGCAGGCGATCCTGCCGGCCGGATTTGCGCCGACGCCTGCGGCGAGTGTTTTCGCGATGTATGCGGCGGCGCGGACGCTGCCGCTCGCCGCGTTTGTGCTGATCGCGATTTTCAAGAACTGGCGCGCGACGCTGATCGTCCTCGGCACGCTGGCCGGCATTATCCAGTTTCTGGATTTCTTCGTCGGTCTTGCCCAGCACGACGCCGGAAAATCGATCGGGCCACTCGTGCTCGCGCTGCTTCAGGCGGCAGCGGTCTTTGTGCTCTATCGTGAGCCGGAGACGCGGAAGATTTGAGAATGCAGGGCCGGTGGGCCCGGATCAGAGCCCGGCGACCACCACCAGCCGTCTGACTTC is part of the Methylovirgula ligni genome and harbors:
- the proB gene encoding glutamate 5-kinase; the encoded protein is MSFAEGAQALPKLVQFRRITIKVGSSLLVDPARGAVKRDWLAALADDIAGLHKIGADVLVVSSGSVALGRSVLGLPGGPLKLEDSQAAAAVGQIALARIWSEVLGARGIKAGQILVTYHDTEQRRRYLNARATIDRLLDLRAVPVINENDTVATSEIRYGDNDRLAARVATMASADLLILLSDVAGLYDAPPAENPGAKLIPLVPRITPEIEAMAGGAASILSRGGMRTKIEAAKIATGGGTHMIIADGRVEHPIARIESGGPCTWFLTSATPVTARKKWIAGTLIARGALTVDDGAVKALLSGKSLLPAGVTKVEGEFARGDCVIIRDTDGHELGRGLANYDADEAAKIAGHNSAEIETLLGTPGRAALIHRDDMVLKGD
- a CDS encoding GNAT family N-acetyltransferase gives rise to the protein MFPDLTRDDVFRLETQRLWLRWPRAADAAAITAFASRPEVAQMTAAIPYPYPAQEADRFIFEARADNAAGRALHLALTLKGGPRTVVGLVSAIAEGQREAEIGYAIAPEMWDQGYASEAAQILVDTVFALTPAQRILANTRVNNPASRAVLEKSGFVYVDTGLDPLPARGGLHPCDRFELDRAHWRTAGRALPAMTHQRDARETAVLDRAPG
- a CDS encoding GNAT family N-acetyltransferase, which codes for MSNTHGPRALLCLRLSNAVIRPVPDFSAFSIKTKLDDGRPVTLRAVHRDDGPRIRRAFHTLGSETIHARFFEYRAEVTEAELAQITGVDFKRDAALLVTTGAGVDEVVIGGVSYFALDDFDPPKRAELAFTIVDGYQGHGMGRVLMQEIIEIARANGIHYLEADLFADNIPMLHVFQHAGLPLVLLREEDTIHIRLEVRGA
- a CDS encoding AmpG family muropeptide MFS transporter, which encodes MQEQVLPAKTETTPSLRHLIADARIRAMFGLGFSSGIPFLLVYVTQSAWLSEAKVPLAIIGMMSELTLAYKFKFVWAPFMDQYDAPLFSRLLGRRRGWIVTAQIGVALALIGVAFGDPAHWLAWTIFFSLALGFAGATQDIVIDGWRITVAPPENAGLMSSWSEIGWRIGGFVSGAGALYIADAFGWRAAYLSMAVCMLPGMIAALLAPEPPSDLRPHARSDGFVATIVAPIKELLTRLGTMGIPILLLVAGFRMPGYLSSAMAMPLFKHLHYSDADIATVTKLFGFWVALAGTFTAGIIITRLGIMATLIIGTVFASASHLALAYLAAYGGHGHDFWLFATAVSIDSFAYAFASIVLITYMSTLTATEHAASQYALLTSLCALPGSLLAGTSGFIIEREDFTWFFIETSLIGIPVALLALYVWHRHLRERVQAPA
- the rplU gene encoding 50S ribosomal protein L21, with translation MFAVIKTGGKQYSVAADDEIIVMTLPGEPGDAVTFDNVLLLVDGETTRFGAPFVEGAKVVGTIVAQERGPKVLSFKKRRRQNSKRKRGHRQDLTRVKITSVA
- a CDS encoding high-potential iron-sulfur protein is translated as MTQSTPCSCRAETVTLETQALSRRTLLSGAAFVASAAAVGLMPLRARAQQKVAQSAAQYQDSPKNGQQCSTCSHFQAPGSCEVVDGTISPSGWCALYTKKG
- a CDS encoding M23 family metallopeptidase — protein: MDTLTAHSRLDFSQAVGDLGLEPAIEVGGHQRSPLERRHVSIRWFGGTILTAFAGAVLIGAAIYAALDRQSNFAEAPAPALATHKEAETGINPSKGDRLVKAVDIVADKQTYSAPTTIKVGDKEVIRLHSFTHVATTLVTTEAGFADEVPPYDPLKLLADARKAVNEPVVTDQGDSDVAFTVHDLPTDKMSSTAVLSLPEVQAQVAEEVNSEQTAGGGDHLSLPPQLLLMRTSRAGMFSALPYANPNDPLSSSPFSQIEVRMVPENVTVVPRTTSLQQPTEMEERLIIVRHGQTLEDALHGAGIDDSTAAQVANAFAPKPGQPAVAEGRRLKLLMADLNGSGNGQTLARLSVYNDETLETTIAITDGGNYVRVEDNDEDNDEKAAATANNDTDEGGMRLYDSLYETALKQNIPKPVIDDLVRIFANDVDFQRSVTGGDSFEAFYDNGAEGEQRDELLYASVIARNETYRYYRFQTPDDGLVDFYDRNGKSSRKFLIRTPIVGARETSPFGMRFHPILGYTRMHTGVDWAAPIGTPIFAAGNGVIESAGWDSGYGRRVVIQHANGYMTTYNHMSGFARSIANGVHVHQGQVIGYLGESGLATGPHLHYEVLVNGHFVDPMRVRLARTREFDGKMLAAFKRERDRVDALIARAPNSGAFNTVREDK
- a CDS encoding YkgJ family cysteine cluster protein, which gives rise to MDKSVHPRRACGACSLCCKLLPIAALEKPHDQWCAHCRPGAGGCTIYDSRPQTCRTFSCHWLADPAAGEHWAPLKARMVVQITGGHDAAFDRFVDVHVDRGAADAWRSKPYAADLRRLSADPRTLVRIFQSNRTFVVRPGEVLEVKRA
- the rpmA gene encoding 50S ribosomal protein L27, producing MAHKKAGGSSRNGRDSAGRRLGVKKFGGESVVGGNIIVRQRGTKWHPGVNVGIGKDHTLFALVDGTVHFRASATCRASVEIIPAQRAEAQE
- a CDS encoding GIY-YIG nuclease family protein, whose product is MAGLVPAIHAGHPEAMRGGWVYIMTNKPNGTLYTGVTNDLSRRAYEHRTGLYQGFTKQYGLIRLVYLERYDDIRAAIQRERNMKHWPRAWKVRLILESNPDWRDLYDDLA
- the obgE gene encoding GTPase ObgE gives rise to the protein MKFLDEAKIYVKSGAGGAGSVSFRREKFIEFGGPDGGDGGRGGDVVALCVHGLNTLLDYRYQQHFKAKTGGHGMGQNRAGARGADAVLKVPVGTEIYDAEAGVLIADLTEIGQSVRILKGGNGGFGNTHFKSSTNRAPRRANPGEVAQERTLILRLKLIADAGLVGLPNAGKSTFLAKVSAAKPKIADYPFTTLAPQLGVVACDGREFVLADIPGLIEGAHEGVGLGDRFLAHVERCEVLLHLVDAGSEHAGKAYKTVRHEIEAYGAGLTEKPEIVALSKIDTVDAETLKTQLARLKRAAKRTPLALSSATGQNVQEVLRALQKEIDAKRTVENPTPAKAAEWHP